TGATCGTAAATTTCTTTTGTTATATCACTTTTTCTGTTGTTTTTGGCAATCAGCTGATATGCCATTGTTTCCTTTCTTTTTGTTCCGACAAATTGCGTACTGCTGAAATTCTTTAACTTTGTCCTTGTAACTAGCACTTTCCCGTCTCTTCCGAGAGATAAGTCAAGTGTATCTTTTACGTTTCTGGTGTTAATAAATGACTGCCCGAGATATGTTCCCGAATAATATACATTTGCAGGACCGTCAATTAAGTTTAATTCTTCCCAGCCCGTTATTTGTGCTAACAAAAATACATCTTTATCCAGTTTTGTTACAGCAAAGTGCCGGTAGTTTGCCGGTAGTTTATGTTCACTTATATCTACTAAATATGGCTTGTCATCAGATGGAATCGTATATGTCTTTTTTATATCAAATTCTGCACTTAATTCCGGAACAGAAGTTTCGGAAAATTCGCCCGAAATAATAACAGTTTGAATTTCGTCATCAAAACCACCTCCGAATTCTTTTCTTTTTTCTTCTAACACCGGTATATTATTTTGAATAATTGAGTTTTGTACATACCCTTCGCCTTTACTTATTACCCTGTTGTAGTTATTATATGTTTGGTATCTTAAGTACCACGGATTAAGTGTCGGTTTTGTAACACTTCGATTCGGGTCGGCGGTAGAAAGTTTTATTTTGAGATTTTCCCAGTTTATGTCAGTATTATTATAAACTTTTGCTCTGTATTCTAAGCTTACCGGTTTGTCTGTATCAACGGCTTTTATATCATATGAAGGGGACCAGCCTGCACCGGTTACTAAATATTTTAATTCTATGTTTGTAGTAACAGAAGCATCAACTGAAACTAAAATTGCTATTTCCGAACGAGAATATGTTGAATTTACATTTAATTCGTTCAGCTGATTTTGAATTCGTTGGTGAGCTTTATTTAGTTTTGTCTTCTTTCTGTTTAGTTTTGTAATTTTTGTGTTTATTTCTGTAATTCGAGCTCTGTAAAAATCAGATGCTTGTTTTAATTCTGTAATGCTTACACCTTTATCTTTTCCTCCGATTGATGTGTTTGCCAATAACATACTTTTCTCAACTGTAAAAGCCCCGGTTTTATCCGCAATATCTTGAATTTGGTAATTTACAAGCCTAAGAGAATCTTTTAATCTTTTAATTTGCGGTAATTTTTCTTCTTTTGCCAAATAGTCAATTTTGCTTGTTATTCCGAGAAGGTCAACATTTTCATTTGTTGTTACTCTTATACTTTTTTGATTAATTTTTGAAGAAATCCCCGTAAATATTAATTTCGTTTTTCCTTTTTGCAAGAATATGCTTTTTTTCCTGATTATTTCGGCTCCGGATAAATAAATTGTGGCAGAGCTTATTGTTGTCTTGATTTTTTTCTCTGTAATATTTTGGGCTTTTGTTCCCGCAAGAATCAGAAGAATTAAACAGATAGTTGTGATAAGCTTTTTCATAGTATAAAAAATTTAAGAAATAAGTTAAAACACTAAGATACAACGAACATCTTAATTTCACAAAATATTCGTTGTATTTTATTTTATTCCGGTGTTCATAATTGATATATTTGTTTCCGTAAATTCAAAATATGATTGTTTCAACAAAAGGAATTATTTTGCACAGGCTTAAATTTTCTGATTCTAAGATTATTGCAAAAATATATACAGAAAAGTTCGGCTTACAATCATATCTGATTTTTGGTTCAGACTCTAAAAAAGGGAAACAGGTAAAATCTTTGCTTCAACCTTTCTTTTTAGTTGATATTCAAGTTTATCATAACGAAAAAAAAACTTTGCAAAAAATAAAGGAGATTTCTAATAGTTTTCCTTTTATTTCAATTCCTTTCGAAATACAAAAAAGTACAGTCTCATTGTTTATTTCCGAACTAATAATGAGGGTTTTAAAGGAAAATGAACCGGATAATGATTTATTTAATTTTTTTATAACCGCAATTAAGGCTTTTGATTCTCAAGCCGGAGGGTTTCAAAATTTTCATGTTTTTTTTCTTGCCGAATTTTGTAAATACTTAGGAATTAAACCCGAAAACAATTACTCAACTGAAAAATCAACATTTGATTTAGATGCAGGGCGATTTATTACCGGCAGACCTAACCACAAATATTATGTTAATCAAAAGTTGAGCCGATTGTTAGGTGAAGTTCTGAAAATAAGACCGGGGAAAGCGGAAACACTAATAATTTCAAATGAAGAGCGAAAACATCTTTTAGATCTTCTTATTGACTATTATAAAATACACTTAGGGGAGCCCACGCAAATGAAAACACTTTCAGTGCTAAAGCAAATATTTTAATCTTTTATAGATCCTTGTGTATGCGAACATTTTTTACCGATTCCGAAATGTTTATGATATAATCTCCGAGTTTTTCAGAGGTTGAAAATAATTCGTTGTAAATTACTCCGGCTTTATATTTATATTTTTTACTCTTTACGTTTAAAATATGCTCCTCTCTTAATCGGTTTCTGTATTTGTTAATTAAATTTTCAATTTCTTTTGCTTTATCAATATTTGTATTTGAGAATTCAGAATTTAAAGTGTTGTTCATTTCATAATAAGCACTGTCCACAAGATCAAACATTTTATTGATATTTTCAGTAATATCATCAGGAAATACAATTTTTCCGTCTTTTTTTCTGCGAATTGCTTTTGCTAAATTATAGCACGAATCTCCGACACTTTCAATGTCATCAATAACTTCAAACATTGCCTTTATTCTTCTTGACCCTGAAACACTTAGTTCGGATTCCGAGACCTTTGCTAAATATTCTGCAATTTCAACTTCCATTCTGTCACTGATTTCTTCATATTTTAAAATTTTAGCATAAAGCTTTTCAAACTTTTTCTCTTTTACTGTTGAAAACAATTCTTTAACATAGCCGAACATTTTGGTCACACGTTCAGCATATACAAAAATTTCTTCTCTTGCTTGTAATATGGAAAGTTCCGGAGTTGCTAACATTCCTGTGTTAATGTGTTTCAGTCTGAACTCTTCGTCATCTTCTTTATCCTTAACCATTTTTGTTACAAGCTTAACAATAAGCGGAATAAACCAAACCATAATTAAAACATTCAGTATATTAAATACTGTGTGAAAAATTGAAAGAGCAATGGGTATTGATGCTTTTTCTGCAAGAGGAGAGCCGGCTCCGTCAAACACCATAAACAAATCAATAAATTTAATAAACGGATAAAAAACAATTAAAATCCAAATAACACCGAATGAATTAAAAATCAGATGGGCTCTTGCTGCACGCTTTGCAGATGTATTTGCAACTATTGCAGCCATATTTGCCGTGATAGTTGTCCCTATATTTTCACCGAGAACCATTGCCGCAGCCATTTCAAAAGTAATTGTTCCGTTGGCTGCCAAAACAAGCGTTAATGCCATTGTCGCACTTGAAGATTGAATAACAACCGTTAACAAGGTTCCTATTAATAAAAAGAATAATAATGAAATGAAACCTAAGCCTGCCCCACTACCCAAAAAACCTAAACTTTCAACACTAATATCCGGTACATTTTCTTTCAAGAAACCAAGCCCGATAAAAAGTAAAGCAAAACCGATTATTAATTCTCCGATGTTTTTCCGTTTTGTTCTTTTTGAGAACAATAAAGGAAAGCCCACTCCTATTATCGGGATTGCTATTTTAGCCATACTAACTTTAAATCCGAGAATAGAAATAAGCCATGCTGTGATTGTTGTGCCGATATTAGCACCCATAATTACACCGATGGATTCTGTTAAAGAAATTAACCCGGCATTAACAAAACTGACAACCATAACTGTTGTTGCAGAGGATGATTGAATAATTGCGGTTATCAGAACGCCGGTAAATATGCCTTTTACCCTGTTTGATGTCATTGCGGCAAGAATATTTCTCAATTTTTCTCCTGCAGCTTTTTGGAGAGATTCGCTCATTAACTTCATTCCGAAAAGAAATATTCCGAGAGAACCGAGAAGTGTTAATGTTTCAACAATTCCGAATTTCATTGTTTTTTATTTTTTTATAATTCGGCTCAAAAATATAATATTCAACTTAATAATTCTATTTTAAATATAATATCTTTAAAACCATTGTTTTCTTATAATGTTTACAATTTGACTGAGGGTTGTTAGGCTTGGAGAAGTCATGCCTGACACCCGGGAGACTTAGATTTGCAAAAATAAAGACTTATTGAATAACTCTTTTCGAAATTTCAAAAGACTGTTTTATCCTGTCAGCAATACCGACACCGCCGACAACGCTTCCGCCGACAAGCAAACCGGGAAATTTTTTTTCAATATTATGAATTGCTTCGATTCGTTTTCCCGAACTTTCTCCATATTGAGCAATAGCTTGCTCGTAATAAGACAATTTAAAGAGGTCGGGGTTAAAAGTCTCTAAACCCAACATTTCCTGAATATCTTTTGCAATAACTTCTTTTAACTCTGTTTCTTTTAACAGAGCAAGATCTTCTCTTCTTGTTCCTCCGACAAATACTGTTAAAAGAGCTCCGAGTTCCGGGGCTCTGCCGGAAAATAGTGTAGATAAATAAAGGACTCCTAAAATGTTTTTCTTTTCTTTCATAGGAACCAAGCCTCCGAAAGCCTTTAAGTTTCCCCCTGTCCAGTTCTTAAACCCGATGGACGCTCCTACGACTTTTGCATACTTTAAGTTTAATATATTCTCTAAATCATTATCAGAGATAAAAGGGAGTATTGTTTTTATGTTTGGTGCATTTACCGTACTTATAACATCTGTGAAGATTTCATTTTTTAAAAAAAATCTGCCGTCTCTGTAATCAAATTTAACATCTGTGCACTTTGTTTTAATATTTTCTTTACCTATATTTTTGACAAGGGCATTTATCAGTTCTTTTAGCCCCCCTTTAAATGAAAATATTTGTTTGCTGATTTTTTTCTCATCCTCAGTTTTTGTTTCCTTCTTTTTTTTAATTGCCCCTTTTATGAAACTTCCGTATGTTTGTTCCAAGTTGTATAACTTTGGCAAAGCATATTTTGTAACTAAATATTCCGGGTCTCCGGCATAAATTCCGGAAATAAAGGGGTCAATTGCATACGTTAAAAAACTTTTACCTAAACGTCTTTTTACTAAGCTTGCCAAACTTTCATTTTGATTAGTCCCCTTTTTTCTAAACGGCTCTGCTAAAACACGAATTTTGTCATTAAAGGTAAACAAGGGCGTTTTTATTGCAGAAATCATACCCCCCGGAATTGCGTGCCACTTGTTTCCTTTCCAAATTAACCTCTTTTTTGATGTTTGGTCAGCAATTTCCAACTCGCAATCTTTTTTTAGTTCTTCAAATAAATTCACAACTTCAATATTTGAAATAACTCCGCTGTTTGGACCTCTTTCAAATAAAAATCCATTTTCCTCATCTGTTCTGATAACACCTCCGATATGATTTGTTCTCTCAAAAATCGTAAAATCCAAACCTTTCTTTTTAAGGTAATGTGCGGTTACCAATCCTGTGATTCCGGCCCCTATTACAGCAATTTTTTTATCCATTTCTTATTCTTATCAATATTAATCTGTATGTAAAATCTTTAAACTCCTAAGTTTTAGTTTTGCGAAATTAAGAAATTATTGTACTATTCATTATAGGTATGTTCAAAAACAGAAACTTTCCGTCAGCCATCCGGGATGTGGAAATCTTGTACAGAGTTAATTCGGTTATTTGTCTATAACAGAGGAGAGGTCAATGGTAAAGGAATGTAGTCTGTTTGCATAGCCATACCGGACAATCATATTATAATAATCACAAATCTTTTTTACAATTTCTAATCCCAGCCCGCTGCTTGTTAAGCTGTCAGGTCTTTTCACAAAACGTTTAAATATTTCCTCCGGGGGTATTTCCAGTGGTTTCCCGGAATTGTAAACACCTATTAAGTTATTTTTCAACAAAACCTTTATCTCTCCGCCCTTTTCTCCATGTAATACTGCATTTTTCAGTAAGTTTGAAACTAACACATCAAGTAATAATGGATTCATATTTACATTTATATCGGACATCTCTGCACTTAATTTAAAATTGCCGGTTTTAAAAAGTATATCAAAATTGTTTATATATTTTTCTGTAATGTTCTTAACATTGATTAATGAGCTTAGCTCAAATTGATTGTTCTCAATTTTAGATATGATTAACAGCGATTGATTTAATTTTGACAACCGCTCAGAAGTGTCTAATATGGAGTGTGTTAACATGATGTCGCTTTCGGAAATATTATCCGATTGCAACAATAACTCGGCTTTGCTTTTAATAATTGCCAACGGGGTTTGTATTTCATGAGAGGTATTTTCTGTCAGCTCTTTTAGGTTGGTAAAATCTTTTTGTATTCTTCCGACCATTTGCTTAAGAACTGAATTTAATTTATTAAACTCATCAATTTCAGACTCTTCAAGTAATAATTTTTTTCTGCTGTTAATATTATATTGATGTGCTCTTTTTAGATTTTCAAAGAAATTTGACCATACATTTACAAATATGAATCGATTAAGAGTATATATTGCAAACAAAAAGCTCAGAACCAAAAAAATAGAGGCGATTGTAATACGCTCAATTAATTTATTTGATGAAAGCAAGGACTTATATATTGTTACTTTGTGTGTTTCGTTTTGTGAAGAATGGTAGAACCGAAGAAATTTATACGGAGTATACTTTTTTTGAATGTCATTATATAAGACAGTATCACTAACAACCGGCTCAATATTCTTGTGTTTATTGACTTCTTGGATTGAAATTTCTTTGCTAAAACGTATTGTTTCACTATTTATGCCATTATCATTTACTTCATTAATTATCTTATGCATTTGAAAAAACAAATCATTTGTAACATGATTATTAATCATATGCTTTAAGACATAGAAAAATACAATATTTCCTGTCAAGAAAATAAAAATGCTGACGGTAATGATTAAAAGACTGGTTTTTGATAATAATCTCATTCTACAAGAAATTTATATCCGACACCATACACTGTTTTAATATAGTCTTTACATTTTGCATCAAGTAACTTCTTTCTTAGATTTTTAACGTGAAGATAAACAAAGTCTAAAGAATTCATTACATCTACATACTCGCCTATTAAATGTTCTGCTATTGATGATTTTGATAAAACTTGGTTTTTATTTGTCATTAAATAGTATAACAAATCAAATTCGCTCTTCGTCAGACTAACCTTATTA
This DNA window, taken from Bacteroidales bacterium, encodes the following:
- a CDS encoding HAMP domain-containing histidine kinase is translated as MRLLSKTSLLIITVSIFIFLTGNIVFFYVLKHMINNHVTNDLFFQMHKIINEVNDNGINSETIRFSKEISIQEVNKHKNIEPVVSDTVLYNDIQKKYTPYKFLRFYHSSQNETHKVTIYKSLLSSNKLIERITIASIFLVLSFLFAIYTLNRFIFVNVWSNFFENLKRAHQYNINSRKKLLLEESEIDEFNKLNSVLKQMVGRIQKDFTNLKELTENTSHEIQTPLAIIKSKAELLLQSDNISESDIMLTHSILDTSERLSKLNQSLLIISKIENNQFELSSLINVKNITEKYINNFDILFKTGNFKLSAEMSDINVNMNPLLLDVLVSNLLKNAVLHGEKGGEIKVLLKNNLIGVYNSGKPLEIPPEEIFKRFVKRPDSLTSSGLGLEIVKKICDYYNMIVRYGYANRLHSFTIDLSSVIDK
- a CDS encoding Na/Pi cotransporter family protein, which translates into the protein MKFGIVETLTLLGSLGIFLFGMKLMSESLQKAAGEKLRNILAAMTSNRVKGIFTGVLITAIIQSSSATTVMVVSFVNAGLISLTESIGVIMGANIGTTITAWLISILGFKVSMAKIAIPIIGVGFPLLFSKRTKRKNIGELIIGFALLFIGLGFLKENVPDISVESLGFLGSGAGLGFISLLFFLLIGTLLTVVIQSSSATMALTLVLAANGTITFEMAAAMVLGENIGTTITANMAAIVANTSAKRAARAHLIFNSFGVIWILIVFYPFIKFIDLFMVFDGAGSPLAEKASIPIALSIFHTVFNILNVLIMVWFIPLIVKLVTKMVKDKEDDEEFRLKHINTGMLATPELSILQAREEIFVYAERVTKMFGYVKELFSTVKEKKFEKLYAKILKYEEISDRMEVEIAEYLAKVSESELSVSGSRRIKAMFEVIDDIESVGDSCYNLAKAIRRKKDGKIVFPDDITENINKMFDLVDSAYYEMNNTLNSEFSNTNIDKAKEIENLINKYRNRLREEHILNVKSKKYKYKAGVIYNELFSTSEKLGDYIINISESVKNVRIHKDL
- a CDS encoding DUF4139 domain-containing protein, which produces MKKLITTICLILLILAGTKAQNITEKKIKTTISSATIYLSGAEIIRKKSIFLQKGKTKLIFTGISSKINQKSIRVTTNENVDLLGITSKIDYLAKEEKLPQIKRLKDSLRLVNYQIQDIADKTGAFTVEKSMLLANTSIGGKDKGVSITELKQASDFYRARITEINTKITKLNRKKTKLNKAHQRIQNQLNELNVNSTYSRSEIAILVSVDASVTTNIELKYLVTGAGWSPSYDIKAVDTDKPVSLEYRAKVYNNTDINWENLKIKLSTADPNRSVTKPTLNPWYLRYQTYNNYNRVISKGEGYVQNSIIQNNIPVLEEKRKEFGGGFDDEIQTVIISGEFSETSVPELSAEFDIKKTYTIPSDDKPYLVDISEHKLPANYRHFAVTKLDKDVFLLAQITGWEELNLIDGPANVYYSGTYLGQSFINTRNVKDTLDLSLGRDGKVLVTRTKLKNFSSTQFVGTKRKETMAYQLIAKNNRKSDITKEIYD
- the recO gene encoding DNA repair protein RecO, whose amino-acid sequence is MIVSTKGIILHRLKFSDSKIIAKIYTEKFGLQSYLIFGSDSKKGKQVKSLLQPFFLVDIQVYHNEKKTLQKIKEISNSFPFISIPFEIQKSTVSLFISELIMRVLKENEPDNDLFNFFITAIKAFDSQAGGFQNFHVFFLAEFCKYLGIKPENNYSTEKSTFDLDAGRFITGRPNHKYYVNQKLSRLLGEVLKIRPGKAETLIISNEERKHLLDLLIDYYKIHLGEPTQMKTLSVLKQIF
- the hemG gene encoding protoporphyrinogen oxidase, which gives rise to MDKKIAVIGAGITGLVTAHYLKKKGLDFTIFERTNHIGGVIRTDEENGFLFERGPNSGVISNIEVVNLFEELKKDCELEIADQTSKKRLIWKGNKWHAIPGGMISAIKTPLFTFNDKIRVLAEPFRKKGTNQNESLASLVKRRLGKSFLTYAIDPFISGIYAGDPEYLVTKYALPKLYNLEQTYGSFIKGAIKKKKETKTEDEKKISKQIFSFKGGLKELINALVKNIGKENIKTKCTDVKFDYRDGRFFLKNEIFTDVISTVNAPNIKTILPFISDNDLENILNLKYAKVVGASIGFKNWTGGNLKAFGGLVPMKEKKNILGVLYLSTLFSGRAPELGALLTVFVGGTRREDLALLKETELKEVIAKDIQEMLGLETFNPDLFKLSYYEQAIAQYGESSGKRIEAIHNIEKKFPGLLVGGSVVGGVGIADRIKQSFEISKRVIQ